From the genome of Hyphomonas adhaerens MHS-3, one region includes:
- the rplF gene encoding 50S ribosomal protein L6 produces the protein MSRIGKLPIEIPAGTTVTVEGQTIKAKGPKGELSLTVAEVITPKLEGNELTVMPREDLTKAANARIEAETARGKRPPTFAQALDAVARTQWGTARSRAANMIEGVSKGYEKTLELVGVGYRAQMQGKDVKLALGFSHDVVYAAPEGITLASSKPTEVVISGADKQAVGQVASEIRKYRSPEPYKGKGIRYAGEYVRRKEGKKK, from the coding sequence ATGTCACGTATTGGAAAACTCCCCATTGAGATCCCCGCCGGCACCACGGTGACGGTCGAAGGACAGACGATCAAGGCAAAAGGCCCGAAGGGGGAACTCTCCCTGACGGTTGCCGAAGTCATCACGCCGAAGCTGGAAGGCAATGAGCTGACCGTCATGCCGCGTGAAGACCTCACGAAGGCTGCCAACGCCCGGATCGAAGCCGAGACGGCCCGTGGCAAGCGTCCGCCGACGTTTGCCCAGGCACTTGACGCCGTTGCCCGCACCCAGTGGGGAACCGCCCGGTCGCGCGCTGCCAACATGATTGAAGGCGTGTCCAAAGGCTACGAAAAGACGCTCGAACTCGTCGGCGTTGGTTATCGTGCGCAGATGCAGGGCAAGGATGTGAAACTGGCCCTCGGCTTCTCGCACGATGTGGTCTACGCGGCGCCGGAAGGCATCACGCTGGCATCGTCCAAGCCGACGGAAGTCGTCATTTCGGGCGCTGACAAGCAGGCTGTCGGCCAGGTTGCCTCGGAAATCCGCAAGTACCGTTCGCCGGAGCCTTATAAAGGCAAGGGTATCCGTTACGCGGGCGAATACGTCCGCCGTAAGGAAGGTAAGAAGAAGTAA
- the rplR gene encoding 50S ribosomal protein L18 codes for MKSSREKMQRRAQRVRTKLRKVAEGRPRLSVARSHKNISAQIIDDEKGITLASASTLEKDVLGGAKTGADTSAAAQVGKILAERAKKAGVEDVVFDRGGYMFHGRVKALADAAREGGLKF; via the coding sequence ATGAAAAGCTCACGCGAAAAGATGCAGCGCCGCGCCCAGCGGGTTCGTACAAAGCTCCGGAAGGTCGCCGAAGGCCGTCCGCGCCTGTCGGTTGCGCGCAGCCACAAGAACATTTCCGCCCAGATCATCGACGACGAGAAGGGCATCACGCTCGCTTCGGCCTCGACGCTGGAGAAGGACGTTCTCGGCGGTGCCAAGACCGGCGCTGATACGTCTGCCGCTGCTCAGGTCGGCAAGATCCTGGCAGAGCGGGCCAAGAAAGCCGGTGTCGAAGACGTTGTTTTCGACCGCGGCGGCTACATGTTCCACGGCCGGGTGAAAGCCCTGGCAGACGCCGCCCGTGAGGGCGGTCTCAAATTCTAA
- the rpsN gene encoding 30S ribosomal protein S14, with protein MAKKSAIEKNAKRQKMVERYAEKRAKLKAAAMDENLSLEERYKARLKLAELPRNSAPNRVRNRCEVSGRPRGYYRKLKMSRIALRELGSNGQIPGLVKSSW; from the coding sequence ATGGCAAAGAAGAGCGCAATCGAGAAAAACGCGAAACGCCAGAAGATGGTGGAACGCTACGCTGAAAAGCGCGCAAAGCTGAAAGCGGCGGCGATGGATGAGAACCTGTCGCTTGAAGAGCGCTACAAGGCCCGCCTGAAACTGGCTGAGCTGCCGCGCAATTCCGCACCGAACCGCGTGCGCAATCGCTGTGAGGTATCCGGGCGTCCGCGCGGTTACTATCGCAAACTCAAAATGTCGCGGATCGCGCTGCGCGAGCTTGGCTCGAACGGTCAGATCCCCGGCCTCGTGAAGTCCAGCTGGTAA
- the rpsH gene encoding 30S ribosomal protein S8, producing MNISDPLGDMLTRIRNAQMRGMSTVVTPASKLRGRVLEVLLSEGYIRGYTEIEKDGHKNLEIELKYYEGQPVISEIKRVSKPGRRVYSSVSDIPLVRNGLGISILSTSKGVMSDNVARTENVGGEVLCRVF from the coding sequence ATGAACATTTCTGATCCCCTCGGTGATATGCTCACACGCATCCGCAACGCTCAGATGCGCGGCATGTCTACAGTTGTCACCCCGGCGTCAAAGCTCCGCGGTCGTGTGCTGGAGGTTCTCCTGTCGGAGGGCTACATCCGCGGCTACACGGAAATCGAAAAAGACGGTCACAAGAACCTGGAAATCGAGCTCAAGTATTACGAAGGCCAGCCGGTCATCTCGGAGATCAAACGTGTCTCCAAGCCCGGCCGCCGCGTGTACTCTTCGGTCTCCGACATTCCGCTGGTGCGTAACGGCCTCGGCATCTCCATCCTTTCGACCTCGAAAGGTGTGATGTCCGATAACGTTGCCCGCACAGAGAATGTTGGTGGCGAAGTGCTCTGCCGGGTCTTCTAG
- the rplE gene encoding 50S ribosomal protein L5, producing the protein MSKAYEPRLKTKYREQIRAKLQDQFNYSNPMMVPKLDKVVINMGVGEAVADSKKIKSALAELERIAGQKPVATKARKSIAGFKLREGMLIGCKVTLRRDRMYEFLDRLTNIALPRVKDFRGLNGKSFDGRGNYAMGLKEHIVFPEINYDEVDDVRGMDIIVCTTAATNEEAKALLAECGFPFRN; encoded by the coding sequence ATGTCTAAGGCATACGAACCCCGTCTGAAGACGAAGTACCGCGAACAGATCCGCGCCAAGCTGCAGGATCAGTTCAACTACTCGAACCCGATGATGGTCCCGAAACTGGACAAGGTCGTGATCAACATGGGCGTCGGCGAAGCTGTGGCGGACTCCAAGAAGATCAAGTCGGCCCTGGCCGAGCTCGAGCGGATCGCCGGCCAGAAGCCGGTGGCCACGAAGGCTCGCAAGTCGATCGCGGGCTTCAAGCTCCGCGAAGGCATGCTGATCGGCTGCAAGGTCACCCTGCGCCGCGACCGCATGTACGAGTTCCTCGATCGTCTGACCAACATTGCCCTGCCGCGCGTGAAAGACTTCCGTGGTCTGAACGGCAAGAGCTTCGATGGCCGTGGCAACTACGCCATGGGTCTGAAGGAACACATCGTGTTCCCGGAGATCAATTACGACGAAGTCGATGACGTTCGCGGTATGGACATTATCGTCTGCACCACCGCCGCAACCAACGAAGAAGCCAAAGCACTCCTTGCTGAGTGTGGCTTCCCGTTCCGGAACTAG
- the rplX gene encoding 50S ribosomal protein L24, which produces MAAKIKKGDTVVVIAGRNKGTTGEVLKVIPDENRVVVRGVNVVKRHQKPSQADAGGLKTFESPVHVSNVALTDPRDGKAVRVGFKTDEHGRKTRYAKRSGESIDV; this is translated from the coding sequence ATGGCTGCGAAGATCAAAAAGGGCGACACGGTTGTCGTGATCGCCGGCCGGAACAAGGGCACCACGGGCGAAGTCCTGAAGGTGATCCCGGATGAGAACCGCGTCGTCGTGCGCGGCGTGAACGTTGTGAAGCGTCACCAGAAGCCGTCCCAGGCAGATGCCGGCGGTCTGAAGACGTTTGAGTCACCGGTTCACGTCTCGAACGTGGCGCTCACCGATCCGCGCGATGGCAAGGCCGTCCGCGTGGGATTCAAAACCGACGAGCATGGCCGCAAGACGCGCTATGCCAAACGCTCTGGGGAATCCATCGATGTCTAA
- the rplN gene encoding 50S ribosomal protein L14 has product MIQMQTNLRVADNSGARRVQCIKVLGGAGRRYASVGDVIVVSVKEAIPTGRVKKGDVRKAVVVRVAKDINRPDGSTIRFDTNAAVLINNNGEPIGTRVFGPVPRELRGKNQVKIANMAPEVL; this is encoded by the coding sequence ATGATCCAGATGCAGACCAACCTGCGGGTGGCTGACAACTCCGGCGCGCGCCGCGTCCAGTGCATCAAGGTGCTGGGTGGCGCAGGCCGTCGTTATGCCTCCGTCGGGGACGTGATCGTGGTCTCCGTGAAGGAAGCGATCCCGACAGGCCGCGTGAAGAAGGGGGATGTCCGCAAGGCCGTCGTCGTTCGCGTGGCAAAAGACATCAACCGCCCGGACGGCTCCACCATTCGTTTCGACACGAACGCTGCCGTCCTGATCAACAACAATGGCGAGCCGATCGGCACCCGTGTGTTCGGCCCGGTTCCGCGTGAACTGCGCGGCAAGAACCAGGTCAAGATCGCCAACATGGCCCCGGAGGTCCTGTAA